A single Desulfobaculum xiamenense DNA region contains:
- a CDS encoding redox-sensing transcriptional repressor Rex, protein MKSQHIPRATIQRMAVYIQVLENLQRDGKNVISSELLARTCDVNPSQIRKDLAYFGEFGVRGVGYYVQDLITSIKQALGVDRVWKCALVGVGNLGRALLNHREFRLRGFHIVGAFDCDPFKIGEIVSGLEVVCSRRLKEKVDELGIEVGIITTPPERAQRACNYLVDAGIKGILNFAPARIEVPDDVNVEYVDFFHHFYAVAFNVTLALQD, encoded by the coding sequence GTGAAAAGTCAACACATTCCAAGAGCCACTATTCAGAGGATGGCCGTCTACATTCAGGTTCTGGAGAACCTCCAGCGAGATGGCAAGAACGTCATCTCCTCGGAACTCCTGGCCCGGACCTGCGACGTCAACCCCTCCCAGATCCGCAAGGACCTCGCCTACTTCGGCGAATTCGGCGTCCGCGGCGTCGGGTACTACGTGCAGGATCTCATCACGAGCATCAAGCAGGCCCTCGGCGTTGACCGGGTCTGGAAATGCGCGCTGGTCGGCGTGGGCAACCTCGGTCGCGCCCTGCTCAACCACCGCGAATTCCGCCTGCGCGGCTTCCATATCGTCGGCGCGTTCGACTGCGATCCCTTCAAGATCGGCGAAATCGTGTCCGGGCTGGAAGTGGTGTGCTCCAGACGGCTGAAGGAAAAGGTCGACGAACTGGGCATTGAGGTCGGCATCATCACCACGCCGCCCGAGCGCGCCCAGCGTGCATGCAACTATCTCGTGGACGCGGGCATCAAGGGCATCCTGAACTTTGCCCCCGCACGCATCGAGGTGCCGGACGACGTGAATGTGGAGTACGTGGACTTCTTCCACCACTTCTACGCCGTCGCCTTCAACGTCACGCTGGCGTTGCAGGACTAG
- a CDS encoding DUF502 domain-containing protein encodes MFRTLLRHIKDALKANLLAGILVVTPLAATGFFLSLLFKWGDKVLLLIPEPYRPEQYLPFKVPGLGIIILFMFLFLAGVLGRNILGRFVVRIGEALLNNIPLVNKFYNAVKQLVNTILNGGNKDFKRVVLIEFPRKGIWALAYVTGTAVGEIQRRTEKKVVNVFVPTTPNPTSGFYLMVPEEELIPLDMSVEDSFKVLISGGIINPESKQV; translated from the coding sequence ATGTTCAGGACCCTGCTGCGCCATATCAAGGACGCGCTGAAGGCAAACCTTCTGGCCGGAATACTCGTGGTCACGCCGCTGGCGGCCACGGGCTTCTTCCTCAGCCTGCTCTTCAAGTGGGGGGACAAGGTGCTGCTGCTCATACCCGAGCCATACCGCCCGGAGCAGTACCTGCCGTTCAAGGTTCCCGGACTGGGAATCATCATCCTGTTCATGTTCCTGTTTCTGGCTGGCGTTCTCGGCCGGAACATCCTCGGGCGGTTTGTGGTGCGCATCGGCGAGGCCCTCCTCAACAACATCCCGTTGGTGAACAAGTTCTACAACGCGGTGAAGCAGCTGGTGAACACCATCCTCAACGGTGGAAACAAGGACTTCAAGCGCGTGGTACTCATCGAGTTCCCGCGCAAGGGCATATGGGCACTGGCCTACGTCACGGGTACCGCCGTGGGCGAGATTCAGCGCCGGACTGAGAAGAAGGTCGTCAACGTGTTCGTGCCCACCACCCCCAACCCGACATCGGGCTTCTACCTCATGGTGCCCGAGGAGGAACTCATCCCCCTCGACATGAGCGTGGAGGACTCGTTCAAGGTCCTGATATCCGGCGGAATCATCAACCCTGAATCGAAACAGGTTTAA
- the panC gene encoding pantoate--beta-alanine ligase: MQIITDPREFQNIAMAERAAGRTTALVPTMGYLHDGHKSLITHARANADRVYVSVFVNPTQFGPNEDLAAYPRDLDHDAKLAEAAGADILFAPKPEDIYPEDHATWVEVPSLAKHLCAKSRPIHFRGVATVVSILLHLALPTFAVFGQKDWQQLALLRRMARDMHMPTEIVGCPIVREADGLALSSRNVYMTPEQRACAPHLRKGILHIADLAAKGERNAAALREALTAYYAKHIPMGVIDYIEFVHPENIVPVTRLDEPTLVAIAVSIGKSRLLDNMLIPALA, from the coding sequence ATGCAGATCATCACCGATCCGCGCGAATTTCAGAACATCGCCATGGCTGAGCGCGCGGCAGGACGCACCACCGCGCTCGTTCCGACCATGGGCTACCTGCACGATGGCCACAAAAGCCTCATCACCCACGCGCGCGCCAACGCGGACCGGGTCTACGTCAGCGTCTTCGTGAATCCCACCCAGTTCGGACCCAACGAGGACCTCGCGGCCTACCCCCGCGACCTCGACCACGACGCCAAGCTCGCCGAGGCAGCCGGAGCGGACATCCTCTTCGCGCCCAAGCCCGAGGACATCTACCCCGAGGACCACGCCACGTGGGTCGAGGTGCCGAGCCTTGCCAAGCACCTGTGCGCCAAGAGCCGCCCCATCCACTTCCGGGGCGTGGCGACAGTGGTTTCCATCCTGCTGCATCTGGCGCTGCCCACCTTCGCGGTGTTCGGCCAGAAGGACTGGCAGCAGTTGGCCCTGCTGCGCCGCATGGCGCGCGACATGCACATGCCCACGGAGATCGTGGGCTGCCCCATCGTGCGCGAGGCCGACGGGCTGGCCCTCAGCTCCCGCAACGTCTACATGACGCCCGAACAGCGCGCCTGCGCCCCGCATCTGCGCAAGGGCATCCTGCACATCGCGGACCTTGCGGCCAAGGGCGAGCGGAACGCCGCCGCGCTGCGCGAGGCCCTCACGGCCTACTACGCCAAACACATTCCCATGGGCGTCATCGACTACATCGAATTCGTCCATCCCGAGAACATCGTGCCGGTCACGCGGCTCGACGAGCCGACGCTGGTGGCCATCGCCGTGAGCATCGGCAAGTCCCGACTTCTCGACAACATGCTCATTCCCGCGCTGGCCTAG
- the atpE gene encoding ATP synthase F0 subunit C translates to MRKALLTVLNTVALVAVASVAFAADAEVATASVWASAIGMAIAAAGCGLGQGMGLKAACEGTARNPEASGKITVTLILGLAFVESLAIYALVVNLILLFVKPFA, encoded by the coding sequence ATGCGTAAAGCTCTTCTGACCGTTCTGAACACCGTTGCTCTGGTTGCCGTTGCTTCCGTCGCTTTCGCCGCTGACGCCGAAGTGGCCACCGCTTCCGTCTGGGCTTCCGCCATCGGCATGGCTATCGCCGCTGCTGGCTGCGGTCTTGGTCAGGGCATGGGCCTGAAGGCCGCTTGCGAAGGCACCGCCCGCAACCCCGAGGCTTCCGGCAAGATCACCGTTACCCTGATTCTGGGCCTGGCCTTCGTTGAGTCCCTGGCCATTTACGCCCTGGTTGTGAACCTGATCCTCCTCTTCGTTAAGCCTTTCGCTTAG
- the metK gene encoding methionine adenosyltransferase, producing the protein MVHSTGRYHFTSESVTEGHPDKVADRISDAVLDALLAQDPDSRVACETLVTTGLAFIAGEITTKGYADLPRIVRDTIREIGYTSSDMGFDAETCAVISSIDKQSPDIAQGVDREHPENQGAGDQGMMFGFACNETDTLMPAPIYWAHKLSRRLTYVRKEGILDFLRPDGKTEVSFVYEDGKPKFIDTVVVAAQHDENIAYQDLCDAIREKVIFETLPKEYIDPQKTRIFINTTGRFVIGGPMGDAGLTGRKIIQDTYGGMGAHGGGAFSGKDPSKVDRSGAYMARYIAKNIVAAGLAPKCEVQVAYVIGVAEPVSTLVTTQGTGIVPDDILTKAVNEVFDLRPYHILKRLDLKRPIYSQSSCYGHFGRERPEFTWEHTDAVNDLRTACKL; encoded by the coding sequence ATGGTACACAGCACCGGACGCTACCACTTCACCTCGGAATCCGTGACCGAAGGCCATCCCGACAAGGTCGCCGACCGCATTTCCGACGCCGTCCTCGACGCGCTGCTCGCTCAGGACCCCGACTCCCGCGTGGCATGCGAAACCCTCGTGACCACCGGCCTCGCCTTCATCGCCGGTGAAATCACCACCAAGGGCTATGCCGACCTGCCCCGCATCGTGCGCGATACCATCCGCGAGATCGGCTACACCAGCTCCGACATGGGCTTCGACGCCGAGACCTGCGCCGTCATCTCCTCCATCGACAAGCAGTCCCCGGACATCGCACAGGGCGTGGACCGCGAGCATCCCGAGAATCAGGGTGCAGGCGATCAGGGCATGATGTTCGGCTTCGCCTGCAACGAGACCGATACCCTTATGCCCGCCCCCATCTACTGGGCGCACAAGCTGTCCCGCCGCCTGACCTACGTCCGCAAGGAAGGCATCCTCGATTTCCTGCGTCCTGACGGCAAGACCGAAGTCAGCTTCGTCTACGAGGACGGCAAGCCCAAGTTCATCGACACCGTCGTCGTCGCCGCCCAGCACGACGAGAACATCGCCTATCAGGACCTGTGCGACGCCATCCGCGAGAAAGTGATCTTCGAAACGCTGCCCAAGGAATACATCGACCCCCAGAAGACCCGCATCTTCATCAACACCACCGGCCGCTTCGTCATCGGCGGCCCCATGGGTGACGCTGGCCTCACCGGCCGCAAGATCATTCAGGACACCTACGGCGGCATGGGCGCTCACGGCGGCGGCGCGTTCTCCGGCAAGGACCCGTCCAAGGTGGACCGCTCCGGCGCGTACATGGCCCGCTACATCGCCAAGAACATCGTGGCCGCCGGCCTGGCTCCCAAATGCGAAGTCCAGGTCGCCTACGTCATCGGCGTGGCCGAGCCGGTCAGCACGCTGGTCACCACGCAGGGCACAGGCATCGTGCCCGACGACATCCTGACCAAGGCCGTCAACGAGGTCTTTGACCTGCGCCCCTACCACATTCTCAAGCGCCTCGACCTCAAGCGCCCCATCTACTCCCAGTCCTCCTGCTACGGTCACTTCGGCCGCGAGCGTCCGGAATTCACCTGGGAGCACACCGACGCGGTCAACGACCTGCGCACGGCCTGCAAGCTCTAG